The nucleotide sequence TTCGACTCAGCTCACTATGACATGAATCGCGAAACGTAAATGACATCAGAAATCGCTTTAAAATTTATTTTCTTTGGCTTAATCGTCCTAGCGGTTGCTCTCGAAGTGACCGGTGATATTTTTTTCAAAAAATGGTCTATTGACAGTAGAAACGTTTTACTTTATTTTGGCCTTTTGATTTATTTTATTGGAACCATTTTTTGGGCGATTTCGCTGAAATATGAATATTTATCAAAAGCAATCTCTGTATTTACTGTTTTGAATTTAGTTATTGTTGCTCTTGTGGGCGTTCTCTATTTCAAAGAAGATTTGTCTTTGATAAATAAAATTGGAATCGGGTTAGGAATTTTGAGTGTTGTTCTTATTGAAATTTAATGTGACAAACATGAGCAGTCAAAAAATTAAAATAGGCCTTGTGCAGATGCGCTGCAGTGAAAATAGCGTTAAAAATCTGGCTCATGCGATCGAGGAGATTAAGAAAACAGCGGACAGTGGCGCACAAATAGTATGTTTGCCAGAATTTTTTTTATCGAAATATTTTTGCCAAGGGCCGAAAGATGATAAAAATTTCAAACTAGCGGAACCGATTCCCGGACCGACCACTGAAGTGCTGGGGAAGCTCGCGCTTCAATATAAAATAGTCATACTCTGCTCATTGTTTGAACAAGCTGACAGAGGCAAATATTTTAATTCCATTGCGGTTATTGATACGCAAGGCAAAATCGCTGGTGTTTACCATAAAATGCACATTCCTTCAATCCCGTCGGGGCTTTACTCGGAGGATTATTATTTTCATAAAGGCGATAAAGGAGTCATCGTAGTTGATACGCCTTACGGTAAAATCGCGCCGTTGATTTGTTACGACCAATGGTTTCCCGAACTTGCGCGCATTGCAGCGGTGAAGGGAGCTCAAATCATTTTTTATCCGACTGCCATTGGATGGCCGCACGATAATCCAAAATGGAAAAGACAAGCCGAACATGAAGCCTGGCAGATAATCCAACGCAGCCATGCAATTGCCAATAATGTGTTTGTAGCGGCGGTCAATAGAATTGGCGTAGAGGGGGATCTGAAATTTTGGGGAACGTCGTTTGTAAGCGACCCGTATGGAAGAGTGATTACTATGGCCGCAACAGACAAAGAAGAAAATGTGGTAGTGGAATGTGACTTAACTTTAATAGACAAAATGAGAAAAGATTGGCCCTTTTTGAAGGAAAGGAGAATTATGTGTGAAATTTAATTGTCAAATAAAGGTACATTATTTTCACGATCGTGAAAATAATTGCTCTTGTTAAAAATAACTCAATACCGATATGAGATATTTTATGCCGGCGGAATGGGAGCCTCATAAGGGTACGTGGATTGCCTGGCCGCATAACCGCGATCATTGGCCCGGTAAGTTCGATTCCATCCCTGGAGTTTTCGCTGAAATAATACAAAAACTTACAAAAAGTGAGAAAGTTTTTTTATTGGTGAACGACGATGCAATGGAACAAGAAGCTCGCCGTATATTAAATGAAAAGAATACTTTAATGTCGCAGGTTGAATTTGTACAGATTCCCACGAATACCTCTTGGACGCGCGATTACGGTCCAATTTTTATCCGCGATACGCAGGGTAAATTAAGCGTTATGGATTGGATCTTTACTTCATGGGGAAATAAATATCCGCCGTTCGATCTTGATGATATAGTCCCGAAAAAAATATGTCAGCAATTCGAATTTTCGCTTATAGAGCCGGGCATAGTACTGGAAGGCGGGTCCATAGACGTAAACGGGAAGGGATCGTTATTGACTACCGAACAATGCCTTTTAAATAAAAATCGCAATCCGCAGCTCAACCGCACTCAAATTGAAGTTAATTTAAAAAAATATCTCGGCGCTTCGAATATTTTGTGGCTAAAGCGGGGGATTGCGGGAGACGATACGGATGGACACATAGATGATTCAGCGCGATTTACAGATCCGTCGACTATTGTATGCGCCGTGGCGGAAAGCACAGATGATCCCGATTATGATGTATTGCGGCATAATTATGAAGATTTAAATAAATTTCGTGATCAAGATGGAGAACCTTTTAGAGTAATTCCATTTCCAACCCCTGACCCCGTGATATATGAAGGTCAAAGGCTTCCGGCGAGTTACATAAATTTTTACATCGCAAATAAGAGTGTACTTTTACCTACCTTTAGGTGTAAAAAAGATCAAGAAGCGCAGCGTATACTTCAAGAGCTTTTCTCCACTCGTTCCGTTATTGGTATAGATTGTACTGATCTTATCTGGGGTCTGGGGGCCATACATTGTTCAACGCAGCAGCAGCCTTTATGAGCCATTTTGTCTGAAACGGCTCGAATGAATAGCTTAAATAATGAAATATAAATTACCTATCGTACATGGCGGTTTTTTTGTTTTTATGGTACTCTGTGAGTGAAATTATTGATTAATGAGCCATTTGGCGCGAAATGGCTTGATTATAAATATGTCACTATTAACTAAAATTTTTGGCGACCCAAACGAGCGTTTTATTAAGGAAGTAACCCCACAGGTTGAACGGATTAATTCGCTTGAAGCAGAAAATAAAAAGCTCTCTGACGACGCGCTGAAGGCAAAGACGCAGGAATTTAAGGGCCGCGTTGAACAGGGCACCACGCTTGATGATTTATTACCAGAAGCCTTCGCCGCCGTGCGGGAAGCGGCGGGACGCACTATCGAACAACGCCATTTTGACGTGCAGCTCATTGGAGGCATGGCGCTTCACCGTGGCATGATCGCGGAAATGAGGACAGGAGAAGGAAAAACATTGACTGCCACGCTGCCTTTATATCTCAATGCGCTCGCAGGGAAAGGCGCTCATTTGGTCACAGTCAACGATTATCTTGCGCGTCTGCATGCGTCTTGGATGGGAAGGGTATATCATGCGCTTGGTCTTACCGTAGGCTGCACACAGCAGCAGTTAGTGTCGTATATTTATGATCCGGAAGCAAAAAAACAGGAAATCCCGAAAGACGGATCTGATGCCGAGGAAAAAGAAATTGCACGATATACCGTTGACATGGATTTTCTACGTCCCGTCACCCGTAAAGAGGCTTATGCGGCGGATATCACCTATGGCACGAATAATGAATTCGGATTCGATTACCTGCGGGATAACATGGTAGGGGATCTTGCGGAAATGGCGCAGAGAGAATTGTGCTATGCCATTGTCGACGAGGTGGACTCTATCCTTATTGATGAGGCGCGCACGCCTCTTATTATTTCCGCTCCCGCGGAGGAGTCCGGTGATTTATATTATAAATTTGCCGATCTGGTTACGACGCTTTCCGAAGGCCCTGATTATAACGTGGATGAAAAAATGCGCACTGCAACGCTTACCGAGGAAGGCGTTCATAAAATGGAACGCGCGCTTAATATCACCAATCTGTACGCGGAAGGAGGCTTAAATCTCGTGCATCATCTGGAGCAGGCGCTCCGTGCGCATGCGCTCTTTAAGCGCGACCGTGATTATGTGGTAAAAGACAATGAAGTCATCATTGTGGATGAATTCACCGGCCGGCTCATGTTTGGGCGCCGTTATTCAGAAGGGCTCCATCAGGCCATTGAGGCAAAGGAAAAAGTGGAGATACAGCGCGAATCGCGTACGCTTGCCACGGTGACCTTCCAAAACTATTTTAGGCTTTATAAAAAACTCGCGGGCATGACAGGCACTGCAGTGACAGAAGCGGAAGAATTCCATAAAATATATAACCTTGATGTGGTATCGATCCCTACCCACCGCCCGATGATCCGCAAAGATTTGCCAGACCGGATTTACAAATCGGCAAATGGTAAATGGCAGTCAATAGTACAGGAGGTTAAAGTGCGCCATGAATCTGGACAACCAATTCTCATTGGCACGGTCTCCATTGAAAAAAACGAGCATTTGTCGCATTTGCTTTCACTCGAGGGCATTCCTCATAACGTATTAAATGCTAAACGCCATGAAGAAGAGGCAAGATTCATCGCGCAAGCGGGAAAACGCGGTAGCGTGACGGTCGCTACAAATATGGCAGGGCGCGGCGTAGACATTATTTTGGGCGGCAACCCGCCGGCGGCAGATGAGGCGGCGCTCATTAAAAGCTTGGGAGGACTCCATGTGATCGGCACTGAGCGGCATGAAGCGCGGCGTATTGATAACCAACTGCGCGGACGTGCGGGACGCCAAGGCGATCCGGGATCGAGCCAATTTTTCCTTTCCATGGAAGACGACCTTATGCGCATTTTCGGTTCAGACCGCATGAAAGGGCTGATGGAGCGCATGGGTATGCCTGAGGACATGCCCATTGAGAACCGCATGGTCTCCAAATCAATCGAATCAGCACAGAGGAAGGTGGAGGGACATAATTTCGACATCCGTAAACATTTAGTGGAATATGACGACATTATCAATAAACACCGCGAAGTTATTTATAAAAAAAGAAGGGAAATACTCAACACTACCCAATCGCCTGACCCTTCCGCAATATCAAAAATACTGCTGAATATGATCGAAGAAGAAATAAGCGCCGTGGTACTGTTTCATACCTCCGCACAAGCGACAGACGAATGGAATCTTGATGAGATTTATGAAACGGTTGATAGCATTGTGCCCTTGCCGTTACAATCAAGGATTAAGATAGATGAGATACATGACGTTAAAAGTGAAAAAATGGGCGATGCGCCAAAACGAACGGCCATTGTGGGCTACCTCATGGGGTATGTTGAATCGCATTTTAAGGAATTAGAGACAAGCATAAATATCGCACTAAAATCTCCTGTATTCATAAATATCGAACGGGGCATTCTCTTGCGCGCGATTGACACGCTTTGGATCGAGCATTTGGATGCCATGGATCACTTACGTACCGGTATTGGCCTGCGCGGGTATGGCCAGCGTGATCCTTTGGTGGAATATAAGCGGGAGTCATACCGTATGTTTACTGAATTGCTCACCGCCATTAGAAAAGAAGTGGTGTACTCTATTTTCAAAATCGGCGCTGCCCAGCGATTTGCGCAAAGCACGCTAGCGCGCGAACAGCCAATGATACTTTCAGGGCCTGCAAAAGAAATGGAACGGGCGCGCGCGGCCTCACAAGCGCAAAACGCCGCCATATCAAAAACCACTTCATTTAATGGCAAAAAGGTGGGACGCAACGATCCCTGCCCATGCGGAGCAAAAAAACTAGATGGTACTCCGATAAAGTATAAGCACTGCCATGGGAAGTAGAAGTATCACAAAACTACTAACACTCTGTATAATTCATCAGCATCCGAAAATATTGCTTGCAATGAAAAAGCGTGGATTTGGAGCAGGAAGATGGAATGGTTTTGGTGGTAAGGTTTCTGCGGGGGAAACGATAAAAGATGCGGCGAGAAGAGAAATGCGAGAAGAAGCTGGGATAGAAACTAAAAACATGGATAAGGTTGGAATTTTAGAGTTTGAATACAGGGGTAACCCTGAAATTCTAGAAGTTCATATTTTTAAATCGGATAATTTTTCAGGAGTACCAGTTGAAACGGAAGAAATGAAACCGCAATGGTTTCACTTTGATGAGATTCCATTCAATGAAATGTGGCCAGATGATATACATTGGATGCCATTATTATTGAGCGGAAAGAAATTCAAAGGAAAATTTCTTTTCGGAGAATCCGATAATATTCTTGAGCAAGAATTAATGGAGGTTAAAGAGATATAATTCCTTAGAGATGACTAAAGAATTACCAAAAAAATTTTATCAAAAAGGTGCAATTGAATTAGCTCCAAAATTTCTTGGAAAGTACTTGGTGCACAAGACAACTAAAGGAATCATTTCAGGTATGATCACGGATGTTGAAGCTTATCCTGCATATATAGACAAAGTATCGCATGGGAACATCAGGACGAAAAGAACTGAGGTAATGTATCGTGAGGGTGGTTATGGCTATGTATATAAGATTTACGGTATCCATTATCAATTTGCAATAGTAGTAAATCAAAAAGATATTCCTGAAGTAGTCTTCATAAGAGCGGTGAAACCAGAAGAAGGGATTGATATGATGAGAAAGAATTTCGGCAAAGAGGTTGACACGACGACCCTTACGAAATCCCCGGGAAATCTATGTAAATCATTCGGAATTACTGATGCTTTTTATGGCATTGATTTAACTGGCGATATACTTTGGCTGGAAGATCGAAATGTGGTTATAGACAAAAAGGATATTTTGACCGATCAGAGAGTTGGGATAAATAAAAAACTTCAAGGGAGTGAAAAGAAGTTTAGATTTTTCCTGTAAAAAAAGATATTTCGATATGTCTATATTTCGAAATGTCGAAATTCTCGTATATGGCTACGATACAAAAGTTTGAAGATTTGATTTGCTGGCAACGGGCTCGAGGATTGGCGAATTTCATATTTGATATAACGGACAACGTTTCTTTTAAAGATTTCGACTTGAAACGACAAATCCGCCGAGCAGCAATTTCGCCGATGTCCAACATTGCAGAAGGTTTTGATCGCGGCACACAGGCTGAATTCATTGACGCACTTTTTATTGCCAAAGGCGAGACAGGAGAAGTGGGGAGTCAATTGTATATTGCCCACGATTGAAGATATATCGACATTTCGACATTTCAAAATGGTCTTCGTCTGACGGACGAGTGTTCGCGCTTGATCCAAAGTTTCGCCGACAAGGTGAAGGGCGGCTCTTGTCGAGGTATGCAATTCAAACGTGTTCTCCCGCCTGATCCGGGCAAAGCAATTTTGAAACACTATAATCCAGAACTTTTTAAGAAATGGTATCCAGATGAAACATGATGAATATTTTTAAATGCTGTAAATATGAAAAATAAGATTCCTCAATGGATTGTGGTATCGGCTTGCATTACTGATACACAAGGCCGTATTTTCATGCAACGCCGTTTTGATCCTCAAATACCTCTTGCTCATGGCAAATGGGAGTTTCCGGGAGGAAAGATTGAATCTGGAGAAAACCCCACTAAGGCCCTTAAGAGAGAATGCAAAGAAGAAATTGGTTGTGATATTACGATAAAACGCCTTATTCCGTATGTGTGGACCAATATTTGGAAAGAACGACACGGTAAACAAATACAAGCATTTCTTCTCTGCTATCATTGCTCCATAAAAAAAGGCAAACCACACCCTACAAATCCAGAAGTTTCGGAAATCCGCTGGTGTTCCCAAAAAGAAATAAAGAAATTAAAAGTGCTTCCCGGTACTCATGAATTTATTCAGCATGCGCATTTATAAAGTCATCATTTTCATAATCGTTTTTGCAACACCTTTCACACTTCATGCCGAGGATGTACAGCAGCCCTTGCAGGCTGTTTTTGTTTCAAGTTCATCATTGAGTGCACTGCAGCGAATTACAGTACCCATACCCGAAGGATTGGGAAATGAATGGGATGTAACTGCAATTGATCGCACTCTATTTTTTACCGCTACCCATGGCAATATTTACGCCTGGAGTCTTGATGAAAAGACGTTTAGCACGTTTCCGACCTATGGGAAAGGATTCGATAATCCAATAGCCTATACCGCTTGCCGAAAACAAAACAGCACCTTTATTGCGGTAGTGCCGAGTTATGGGAATGCCCATGTGCTTACCTTCGCACCCTCGGGAAGACTGTTGAATCCCGGTTTCTTTTTTGCGTCAAAGCCAAAATCGTATCGCACTATAACATGCGTTGATATAAATAATGATCAGAATGATGAATTAGTGATAGGGGAGAGGATAGGCAGCGCACTCACCATCACTATTTTGAATTTTATTGATGGAAAGCCAATTCAAACATTTAATATCAACGATTGGGGACCGTTTGATTTTGAACTTAATCGTATTGATTTAGGAGGCGACGGCATTGATGAAATTCTTATCGGAAGCGGGGGATTGCGAGATCCTGAAATTCGGATTTATCGCAGTGACGGTTCATTGATAAATTCTCTCATGGCGTTTCCAAATGAATTTAAGGGCGGCATCTACGTGCAAAGCGGCGATTTGGATTATGACGGGAAAGAAGAATTAATCGTTGGATCGGGCCCGGGAAGCGGGCAGCTCCGCGTACTGGATGGATTTGGCAATGAAAAGATGACGAATAAATTCTTCCCCTTAGGAGCAAATTTTCGGGGCGGTGTAATTCCATTAAAGGTGAATGATGAAATCATAGCTTTGCAGTCATCACGGCTCATAGAGGATAGTTCACTTTCTAAATCCATATCTATTAACACTACAGACCAAACATTATCTGTGCTTGCGTATGGCTACTTATTTGCCTCTTTTCCCATCTCTACAGGCACATGGGATTATCCCACTCCTCTTGGGAATCACAAGGTAATCAATAAAATCCCACGCGCGTATTCGCGCCGTTGGGGGCTTTTCATGCCGTGGTGGATGGCAATCGTGCCATCCGGCACCTATGGCATCCACGAGCTGCCAGAGTGGCCTAATGGAACAAAAGAGGGCGAAGACCACCTTGGGAGCCGCCGTTCCCACGGCTGTATACGGGTGGGGGTAGGAGTTGCAAAAGCGCTCTACGATTGGACTCCAATTGGCACTCCCATTATAGTTAAATAATAAATTGAGGTGCCGTAACTATTCAATGTTCCAAAATAAACGAATTATGGACACCACCCCTTGTCCCCTCCTTAGCAAGGAGGGGATGGGGAGGTCTCCTTTGGAAAAAGGTGAACTCTAGGTACTTTTTTGACTTTTTTAGAGATTTTGATACAATGCGTAAGGATTTCTATGACTAATAAACAAAGGCTTTGGATGTATGTAGGGCTCATCATAGCGCTCTTTTTAATTGCACTTATTTTTGCCGCGCCTAAACTCCCCACTGCGGTTCCCGCGGCTTCTTTTTTTGCTAAATTTCCTTATAAATTAGGCTTGGATCTCAAGGGAGGCGCCCACCTTATTTACCAAGCAGACACCTCGCAAGTGCCCTTTGCAGACAAACAATCCGCAATCAACGGCGTCCGCGATGTAATCGAACGGCGGGTCAATGCGTTCGGCATTTCAGAACCTCTGGTGCAAACTAACCAATCAGGCGATGAATACCGCGTCATTGTGGAGCTTGCAGGCGTATTTAATGTTGATGAGGCGATAAAACTTATCGGAGAAACTCCGTTGCTTGAATTTAAAACGCAAAACCCCGTAGCGGATGCACCGCTTACTGAAGAACAAAAGCAACAGCTTATAAAAGATAATGAAACAGTCCTGAAGAGCGCTCAAGAAGTACTCGTGCAATCACATGCACCCAATGCTGATTTTAGCGCATTGGCAAAACAATATTCAGAAGACCCTGGATCC is from Patescibacteria group bacterium and encodes:
- a CDS encoding SMR family transporter, translated to MTSEIALKFIFFGLIVLAVALEVTGDIFFKKWSIDSRNVLLYFGLLIYFIGTIFWAISLKYEYLSKAISVFTVLNLVIVALVGVLYFKEDLSLINKIGIGLGILSVVLIEI
- a CDS encoding NUDIX domain-containing protein, whose product is MKNKIPQWIVVSACITDTQGRIFMQRRFDPQIPLAHGKWEFPGGKIESGENPTKALKRECKEEIGCDITIKRLIPYVWTNIWKERHGKQIQAFLLCYHCSIKKGKPHPTNPEVSEIRWCSQKEIKKLKVLPGTHEFIQHAHL
- a CDS encoding 8-oxo-dGTP diphosphatase; translation: MGSRSITKLLTLCIIHQHPKILLAMKKRGFGAGRWNGFGGKVSAGETIKDAARREMREEAGIETKNMDKVGILEFEYRGNPEILEVHIFKSDNFSGVPVETEEMKPQWFHFDEIPFNEMWPDDIHWMPLLLSGKKFKGKFLFGESDNILEQELMEVKEI
- the secA gene encoding preprotein translocase subunit SecA, which encodes MSLLTKIFGDPNERFIKEVTPQVERINSLEAENKKLSDDALKAKTQEFKGRVEQGTTLDDLLPEAFAAVREAAGRTIEQRHFDVQLIGGMALHRGMIAEMRTGEGKTLTATLPLYLNALAGKGAHLVTVNDYLARLHASWMGRVYHALGLTVGCTQQQLVSYIYDPEAKKQEIPKDGSDAEEKEIARYTVDMDFLRPVTRKEAYAADITYGTNNEFGFDYLRDNMVGDLAEMAQRELCYAIVDEVDSILIDEARTPLIISAPAEESGDLYYKFADLVTTLSEGPDYNVDEKMRTATLTEEGVHKMERALNITNLYAEGGLNLVHHLEQALRAHALFKRDRDYVVKDNEVIIVDEFTGRLMFGRRYSEGLHQAIEAKEKVEIQRESRTLATVTFQNYFRLYKKLAGMTGTAVTEAEEFHKIYNLDVVSIPTHRPMIRKDLPDRIYKSANGKWQSIVQEVKVRHESGQPILIGTVSIEKNEHLSHLLSLEGIPHNVLNAKRHEEEARFIAQAGKRGSVTVATNMAGRGVDIILGGNPPAADEAALIKSLGGLHVIGTERHEARRIDNQLRGRAGRQGDPGSSQFFLSMEDDLMRIFGSDRMKGLMERMGMPEDMPIENRMVSKSIESAQRKVEGHNFDIRKHLVEYDDIINKHREVIYKKRREILNTTQSPDPSAISKILLNMIEEEISAVVLFHTSAQATDEWNLDEIYETVDSIVPLPLQSRIKIDEIHDVKSEKMGDAPKRTAIVGYLMGYVESHFKELETSINIALKSPVFINIERGILLRAIDTLWIEHLDAMDHLRTGIGLRGYGQRDPLVEYKRESYRMFTELLTAIRKEVVYSIFKIGAAQRFAQSTLAREQPMILSGPAKEMERARAASQAQNAAISKTTSFNGKKVGRNDPCPCGAKKLDGTPIKYKHCHGK
- a CDS encoding L,D-transpeptidase family protein, whose product is MRIYKVIIFIIVFATPFTLHAEDVQQPLQAVFVSSSSLSALQRITVPIPEGLGNEWDVTAIDRTLFFTATHGNIYAWSLDEKTFSTFPTYGKGFDNPIAYTACRKQNSTFIAVVPSYGNAHVLTFAPSGRLLNPGFFFASKPKSYRTITCVDINNDQNDELVIGERIGSALTITILNFIDGKPIQTFNINDWGPFDFELNRIDLGGDGIDEILIGSGGLRDPEIRIYRSDGSLINSLMAFPNEFKGGIYVQSGDLDYDGKEELIVGSGPGSGQLRVLDGFGNEKMTNKFFPLGANFRGGVIPLKVNDEIIALQSSRLIEDSSLSKSISINTTDQTLSVLAYGYLFASFPISTGTWDYPTPLGNHKVINKIPRAYSRRWGLFMPWWMAIVPSGTYGIHELPEWPNGTKEGEDHLGSRRSHGCIRVGVGVAKALYDWTPIGTPIIVK
- a CDS encoding DNA-3-methyladenine glycosylase; protein product: MTKELPKKFYQKGAIELAPKFLGKYLVHKTTKGIISGMITDVEAYPAYIDKVSHGNIRTKRTEVMYREGGYGYVYKIYGIHYQFAIVVNQKDIPEVVFIRAVKPEEGIDMMRKNFGKEVDTTTLTKSPGNLCKSFGITDAFYGIDLTGDILWLEDRNVVIDKKDILTDQRVGINKKLQGSEKKFRFFL
- a CDS encoding four helix bundle protein; protein product: MATIQKFEDLICWQRARGLANFIFDITDNVSFKDFDLKRQIRRAAISPMSNIAEGFDRGTQAEFIDALFIAKGETGEVGSQLYIAHD
- a CDS encoding agmatine deiminase family protein, with protein sequence MPAEWEPHKGTWIAWPHNRDHWPGKFDSIPGVFAEIIQKLTKSEKVFLLVNDDAMEQEARRILNEKNTLMSQVEFVQIPTNTSWTRDYGPIFIRDTQGKLSVMDWIFTSWGNKYPPFDLDDIVPKKICQQFEFSLIEPGIVLEGGSIDVNGKGSLLTTEQCLLNKNRNPQLNRTQIEVNLKKYLGASNILWLKRGIAGDDTDGHIDDSARFTDPSTIVCAVAESTDDPDYDVLRHNYEDLNKFRDQDGEPFRVIPFPTPDPVIYEGQRLPASYINFYIANKSVLLPTFRCKKDQEAQRILQELFSTRSVIGIDCTDLIWGLGAIHCSTQQQPL
- a CDS encoding carbon-nitrogen hydrolase; this translates as MSSQKIKIGLVQMRCSENSVKNLAHAIEEIKKTADSGAQIVCLPEFFLSKYFCQGPKDDKNFKLAEPIPGPTTEVLGKLALQYKIVILCSLFEQADRGKYFNSIAVIDTQGKIAGVYHKMHIPSIPSGLYSEDYYFHKGDKGVIVVDTPYGKIAPLICYDQWFPELARIAAVKGAQIIFYPTAIGWPHDNPKWKRQAEHEAWQIIQRSHAIANNVFVAAVNRIGVEGDLKFWGTSFVSDPYGRVITMAATDKEENVVVECDLTLIDKMRKDWPFLKERRIMCEI